In a genomic window of Helianthus annuus cultivar XRQ/B chromosome 10, HanXRQr2.0-SUNRISE, whole genome shotgun sequence:
- the LOC110886432 gene encoding peroxisomal (S)-2-hydroxy-acid oxidase GLO4, with protein sequence MGDEPVNVKEYQELAKQALPKMYYDFFAGGSEDQHTLKENVEAFQRITLRPRILVDVSKIDMSTTILGYKTSAPIMIAPTSLHQLAHPQGEILTAKAAAACNVIMGLSFSSTCTIEEVASSCNAVRFFQLYMYKRREISALMVKRAEINGFKAILLTVDSPKLGRREADIKNKMIAPQLKNFEGLVSTEVHDSEGSNLEAYASRTLDPSFSWKDIAWLKSITNLPILIKGVLTREDVIKAMEIGVEGVIVSNHGARQLDYVPATIDALEEVVLAVQGRIPVLFDGGIRRGTDVFKALALGAQAVMVGRPIVFGLAAKGEYGVKRVIEMLKDELELTMALSGCPTLNDITRNHVRTQIDDDRHCRL encoded by the exons ATGGGTGATGAACCAGTGAATGTGAAGGAATATCAAGAACTGGCAAAACAGGCCCTTCCAAAAATGTATTATGACTTCTTTGCTGGCGGATCCGAGGATCAACACACACTCAAAGAAAATGTTGAAGCATTTCAACGAATTAC TCTTCGGCCGAGAATTCTTGTGGATGTGAGCAAAATAGACATGTCAACAACCATATTGGGTTACAAAACTTCAGCACCAATTATGATTGCTCCAACTTCTTTGCACCAGTTGGCACATCCTCAAG GAGAGATCTTGACCGCCAAAGCAGCGGCTGCATGTAATGTCATAATG GGGTTGTCTTTCTCGTCTACATGCACAATTGAGGAAGTTGCTTCCAGTTGCAATGCTGTTCGATTCTTTCAGTTATAT ATGTACAAGAGGCGGGAAATATCGGCTTTGATGGTGAAGAGAGCTGAAATAAATGGATTCAAAGCTATTCTTCTTACTGTTGATAGTCCTAAACTCGGTCGTAGGGAGGCTGATATAAAAAACAA AATGATTGCACCCCAGCTGAAGAATTTTGAAGGTCTTGTGTCAACTGAAGTTCATGAT AGTGAGGGTTCAAATCTTGAAGCTTATGCATCTAGGACCTTGGATCCTTCTTTTTCTTGGAAG GACATTGCATGGTTAAAGTCCATTACAAACTTGCCAATTTTGATAAAGGGTGTACTCACTCGCGAGGATG TCATTAAGGCTATGGAAATAGGAGTTGAAGGAGTTATAGTGTCTAATCATGGAGCTCGCCAGCTAGATTATGTTCCGGCCACCATTGATGCTCTAGAAGAA GTGGTACTTGCAGTTCAAGGAAGAATACCGGTTCTCTTTGATGGAGGAATACGACGAGGAACAGATGTGTTTAAAGCTTTAGCTCTTGGTGCACAAGCTGTTATG GTTGGGCGACCGATTGTGTTTGGATTGGCGGCAAAGGGTGAGTATGGAGTTAAAAGAGTGATTGAAATGTTGAAGGATGAACTTGAGCTCACAATGGCTCTTTCTGGCTGCCCCACTCTTAATGATATTACCAGAAATCATGTCAGAACGCAGATCGATGATGATCGCCATTGTAGATTGTAG